The nucleotide sequence CGTAAAAGGCCGCACTAGCGGACGCACAAGTTGAGGAACAGCCATAGGCAATGAGCAACGCAAAAGCTGCCGGCGCGGCCAAAAATGACCGCGCCGGCAATGCAGGAAAATACCGAGCCCGGTTGCGGCTTCAGCGTGGATTGCAACCGGGCCCTTGAATATCGTTGAGTATAACAGCCGTTGCCTACACCCGGTTGGCGCGGGCGCGCAGCAGCATGTCGGCCAGCACGAGGCTGGACATGGCATCCACGATGGGCACGGCACGGGGCAGCACGCAGGGATCGTGGCGGCCGCGGCCGGCCAGGCTGATGGCCTCGCCCTGGTCGTTGATGGTGGCCTGGGGCTGCAGAATGGTGGCTACGGGCTTGAAAGCTACTCTAAAGTAAATGTCCTGCCCGTTGCTGATGCCGCCCTGAATCCCACCCGAATGGTTGGTGCGGGTCCGAACTTGGCCGGTTTCGTCGGTGTAGAATGGGTCGTTGTGCTCGGAGCCGAACAGCAGTGTGCCGGCAAAGCCGGAGCCGTACTCGAAGCCCTTTACGGCGTTGATGCCCAGCATGGCCCGGCCCAGCTCGGAATGCAGCTTGTCGAACACCGGCTCGCCGAGGCCGGCCGGCACGCCCGTCAGCACGCCCGTCACGAGGCCGCCTACCGTGTCGTGCCGGTCGCGGGTCTGGCGGATCAGCTCGGCCATGCGCTCGGCGGTTTCGGGGTGTGGGCAGCGCACCGGGTTGGAGTCGATGAGGCTCAGGTCCAGCTGCTCGTAGCCCACCGGCACGGCCACCGCCCCCACCTGCGACACGTAGCTTTGCACCCGAATGCCGTGCTGATTCAGAAACTGCTGCGCCACGGCCCCGGCGGCCACGCGGGCGGCCGTTTCGCGGGCCGAGCTGCGGCCGCCACCGCGGTAGTCGCGCCGCCCGTACTTCTGGTCGTAGGTGTAGTCGGCGTGCGAAGGGCGGTAGGCGTGCTCGATGTGCGAGTAGTCGTGGCTGGCCTGGTCCTGGTTGCGGATGTAGAGGCTGATGGGCGTGCCCGTGGTCTGCCCCTGAAAAATGCCCGACTGCACTTCCACCCGGTCGGCTTCCTGGCGCGGAGTGGTCAGGTCGCTCTGGCCGGGGCGGCGCCGGTCCAGCGCCGCCTGAATGTCTTCGGTAGCCACCGCCAGCCCGGCCGGACAGCCGTCAATCACCACCCCAATGCCCGGCCCGTGCGATTCTCCAAACGTGGTAATGCGAAACAGTGAGCCGAAAGAATTCATATGGTTTGGGGTGATGAGGTGATGAGGTGATGGGGTGACAGGTGACAAAGGTAGCTGTCATGCTGAGCCCGCACAGAACAGCAGCACGCATGAACAGAAAGGTTGACAGGATTTTCGGGGTGGCAAGACATTCCACAGGTTCAGAGTAACCGTTACCCTCATAATCCCATCACCTCATCACCCCATAACCTCATTACTTCATCCCCTTTCACCCCATCCCCTTTCACCCCATCACCTCTTAGCCTGCCACCAGCCCCAGCCAGCTATGGCCAGCAGCCCGGCCAGGATGTAGGTGGCGTAGCGGCGCACGTCGCGGTAGGCGTCCAGCGGCTGCAGGCGGTTGCTGGCCTCGAAGAGCACAGCCTGGTAATACGGGTCGTCGGTGCGGGCGCGGAAGGGCAGCTCGGTCCGGACTGCACCGCGCACAGTGGGGCGCAGCTCCGGCCGCAGCGTATCATAGCGGCCGGTTTCGGGGTCGAAATACACCAGCTGCAGCAGGCTGTCCAATGGCAGCACACCCGGCTGGCGCGCCACCAGCCGGTAGCGGAACACCTTGCGCCCTCCTACCCGACCAGCCTGCCGGGTCAGCTCCTGCTGCACGTCGGGGCCATACACTTCCAGGCCGGTCCGGGGCTGCACCACCGGCGCGTTCAGAGCCGCCAGGTTGCCTTCGCCTTCCGCGCCGAACGTGTAGGTGAAGGCCTGCCCGGTCCGGAACGCAGTCCGGTCGATGGCCTCGCGCAGTTGGTAGCTGCCCACCGCCACTTGGTCGCGCAGCGGGTGGGGCGGCAGCGGCTTCACGGCAATGGTGCGGGCGGCGGCACGGTAGGTTTTGTAGCCTTCCATCCGGTTGTCGAGGCCCTCAGCCGGCTTTTTGGCCAGGCGGTACTTCACCATCTGCAGCGCCACTTCCCCAAAAACCAGCGGCTCGCTGTTCAGCGGATAGTACTCGGCTTCGTAGAGCCGGTAGCGCAGAAACGGTTTGCCGCCCATCGTCACCGGCTCCGGCACAATCTCCTGCTCGTTGAACGACTCCTCCCAAGCCGTGCGCTGCCGCAGCTGGCGCAGAATGCCCGGCAGCTGCCCCGGGAAGTTGTAGAAATCCAGCAGGCCCTGATCGGATGGGGTGAGGTAGAAGTAAAGCCCTACGTGCACGCCTTCGCCTACGTACACGCTGGTTTTATCGGGCACAAGGGCCAGAAAGGCGTTGTCTTTGGGCTCCACGTACTCCTGCGGCTTGGGCTTGCCAAACAGCAGATCCATCAGGCCAATGCCCTGCGGAGCGCTGCCGGCGGGTGGCGGGGCTGTGGCGGTCGGGGCCTGGCCTACTGTGAGCTTTGCCCCCGCCGAGCGCGCCACCTGCCCATTCACGGTCATCGAAAACGGCTTAATGGTGTACTCGCCCTCGGCGTAGGCGGCGTAGCGCTGCGTGATAGTCAGCTCGGTGGTGGTGCGGCCCTCTACGATGCGCGTGGTGGTGGTGCTGGACTTGCCGCTTTTCTTGAATCCCTCCAAGTCGGGGAAGGCCGAATACCGCTCCAGCGGCGCCCCGCTCAGCCGGAAGCTGATGGTGAAATACTCCGTCACCGGAAAAGTGGCACGGCCCAGCTCCAGCTCCACCCGGACTGCTGACGTGGTAGCGGGCGGACGTACAGGCTGTTGGGCCCAAACCTGCGGACCGGCAATAGTACACAACACCAAGAGCATCCAGCCCAAAAACCGCATCATAGAATCAGCATGAGTTTCAAAATTACGCCAAAAAGCCTGCATCGTGCTAATGAGCTGATCCTCGCCTCTTTCCCGACCCAACCCTAGACTATTCCTGTATTTTTTCTGTACCAACCGTTACGCAATAGGTACAAAATTTCGGCTTCCGACAATCCCTGCTTTGCAAGGCCCCGTAAGTGCTGTCAAATACCCACCCCTCCTTTATTTCCTCTTTCTAAACAAAAGCGGCTTTGCAGGCTGGCAGGTATTCTATTGCCGAAACTTTCCCTTACCTAATCTTCTACCCCCATGTCCAACAACCTCAAAAAAGGTGGCGAAGAGGCTGATTTCACTAAGCCGCTTCACGTTCCTATCAAGCGCCGTTCGTTCTTCATGTATGCCGGTGCCACTGCCGGTGCTACCGCCCTGCTACTCTCGGGCTGCGACGATGACGAAGATGAAAACAACATCCCCGGCATGGTGAACGTTGGTTCTGGTAGCGTGGGCGTACTGAACTATGCGTATGCTCTGGAGCAGCTTGAGGCAGCATTCTACACTTCGCTTCGTACAGGCACCTATTACACGGGCCTTGCAGGCAACAGTGCTGAAAAACAGATCCTTGACGATTTGTATTACCATGAAGTAATTCACCGCGAATTCTTCAAAGCGGCTTTGGGTCGTGACGCTGCCTCTTCTAAAATCAAAGACAACCTAGAGCCTGATTTCAGCAAGATCAACTTTAACGACCGTACTAGCGTGCTTGGCGCCGCCAAATCCTTTGAGGATCTGGGCGTAGCAGCTTACAACGGTGCTGGTCGTTTTATCGGTACCGACAACTCCGGCCTCAATTATTTGGTAGCTGCCGGCAAAATCGTATCCGTAGAGGCACGTCACGCAGCCATCATCCGCGACCTTATTTCGGAAGGCTCATTTATTGATTCCGACGTGGTGAGAACCGGTGAAAATGGCCTGGAAATATCCAAGTCGCCTTCGGAAGTAGTTGCCGTAGCTAACACTTTCCTGAAGGACGGCTCTAAGCTCAATGTTTCTGGCCTCGTGTAGCCCAGCTGCACCCCTCACTCCCATCTAAACTCGCATTCACCATGAATTTCTTCCATATCCTTTCCGAAATCGAGAAAACTGATCCTGAAGTTTTCGAACGTTTCGATTCCCGCCGCCAAGTGTTCAAGCACCTGAGTGGCTTTGGCAAGAAAATGACTGCTGCCGCACTGCCACTGGCTATGGGCGCCATTTTCAACAAAGCATACGGTCAGTCATCCAGTGCCCCCAGCGTAAACGACGTGCTCAACTTCGCGTTGAAACTGGAGTATCTGGAAGCCTATTTCTACAATATCGGTCTGTCAGGCGACGGCACTATCGGCAACAACACGACTACTGCCGCGCAAACTGCTTTGCGTGCACAGTTTAGCACTACCAATTTGTCGTCGCTGCTGAAAATCCGTACCGATGAAAATAACCACGTAAACTTCTTGCGCACAGCTCTTGGCAACAATGCCATTGCTGCACCAGCCGTTTCGCAGTTCGATTTTACGGGTGGTAAAGGCACTAACGCCGGTCCGTTTGCAGGCTTGTTCAGCAATGCTGCGCTGTTCCTGGCAGTAGCTCAGTCTTTGGAAGACACCGGCGTGCGTGCCTACAAAGGCGGTGCACCCTACTTGGCTTCCAACAAAGACATTCTGACGGCTGCCCTCAACATACATTCTGTTGAAGCTCGCCATGCTTCTCGTCTGCGCACTATGCGTCGTGGTGGCCCGCTTAACAACGCTGCTTCCGGCACGGCTGGTGCCGGCACTGGTGCTTCGCCGAAAAGCTGGATTTCTGGCACCGATGGTGGCGGCGCTTCGCCAGCTCAAACGGCTCCAATCTATGGTGCTGGTTCGGCACCCACTTACACGCCTGCTGGTATTACGTTCCCAGCTGAGGATAACGTGACGCAGGGCGCTACCGGCGCCAACCCAGGTGTAAATCTGCAAACGGCGCTGGCATCGTTGAATTTCCCGGCAGCTGCTTTCTCGGAAGCCTTCGATGAGCCACTGGACGTACCAACGGTTTCGACCATTGCCCGCACGTTCACTATCACTGGTAGCACGCTGTTCTAAGAACGCTAGTGTTTGTTTTTTGAAAAGAGGATGGCCTGATAGGCCATCCTCTTTTTGTTTTAGGACGATGCAACTGTGTTTATTACCCAGTACTCTTGTTACTAGGGCATCCCATCTTAACAGGCTATCTTTGTTGGGTTGGAACCGAGCTATTTTTTGTTCTGGTACCGCCCGACCTTTTCTTATGCACACTCCTTCTTCTCCGGCGCGGATGCTTGCCCGCCGCTCCTTCTTTCGCGTAGCCGGGGCCGGTGCGGCCGCGTCGGCACTGGTTCTGGCTGGCTGCGGCAAAGACGACCCCGAGCCGACCGTGGCTGGCACGCCTACCCTGACGCTGGGCAGCTTCGTGACCACCACCTCCTCCGACCCCAACATCACGGTACTAAACTATGCGTACCTGCTGGAGCAGATTGAGGCCGCCTTCTACGACAAAGTCGTGGCCACGCCGCCCGCCGATCTGCAGCCGGGCGAGCTGGCGTACCTCACCGACCTGCGCGACCATGAGCTGATCCATCGGGAGTACCTGAAGTACGCGCTGGGAACCTCGGCCTACGACAATTCGCTCTCCGCGCCGCTGGTTTTCAACTTCTCCACGTTCACGCTCACCACCCGCACCGGCGTCTGGACGGCGGCGCGGCAATTAGAGGAAATTGGGGTGGCGGCCTACAACGGCGCGGCTAAGTACCTGACCTCGGCCGAGCATCTGAACGCCCTGGGCAAGATTGTATCGGTGGAAGCCCGGCACGCCGCGCTGGCCCGCGAGGTGCTGCAGCCCGGCTCCTTTGCCGACAACGTAGGCACCACAGGCCTCGACGACGCCAAAACCCCGGCCCAGATTGTCGCCCTGATTCAGCCGTTCGTTCCGGTAGTTATTTCCACGGCAAACCTGCCGACCACCTAAGGCACCGCTTGCTATGTACCTCCTGAAGCTTCTGGCCGAACTGGCCACTACCGATACCACCCCGCTGGAGCAGTCGGCCCCACGCCGCGCTGCGCTGGAGAGCCTGGGCCGTTTCAGCGCCAAAACGCTGGCAGCCGCGCTACCGCTGGGCCTGGCGGCCCTGCCCACCCAGGCCGGCACCACCACCATCCTCGACTCGCTGACGCTGGCGCTGCAGCTGGAGCGCCTGCAGGAAGCCTTCTACGCGCGGGCGCTAGCCGCCCCGGCCGGCTTCTTCCCCGCCGATGCCACCATCCGCGCTTCCATCGTCACGATGCAGCGCCACCAGCAGCAGCACATCACGCTGCTCACCGATGCCATTACCAACTCGGGCGGCACAGCCCCGGCCCGGCCCAACTACGATTTCACGGGCAGCCGCAACGGCACGCAGCCAGCCTTTTTTGCCTCGGTGTTCAGCAACTTCGATGATTTTCTGCGGCTTGCGCAGCTGCTCGAAGATGCCGGCGTGCGGGCCTATAAAGGCCAGGTAGAAGCCCTGATCAGCAACGACTTTATCCTGCAGACTGCCTTGCAGATGCATTCTACTGAGGCCCGCCACGCTGCCCGCATCCGCATCATCCGGCAGAAGCGCGCGGCCGTGGTGAAGCCCTGGCCCAGCCCGGCGGATGCTTCTATTACGGTAGCAGGCAAAACCGACATCGTGTATAGCGGCGAGAATGCGCTGGAGCAATCGGTGCCCGGCTACCGGCCGGTGCCGTTCCGGCTGTTGCCCATTGGCTCCGGAGCCAACATCCTCACGCAGGGCGTACCAGAGGCCTTCGATGAGTTGCTCAACACGGCGCAAGCCAGCACTTTGCTGGGGCTATTCACCTACTAGCAGCACCCCTATGGCGGTTGCCACCCATTGCCTGAAAGGAACGACTAACGTCGTTCCTTTTTTGTTGAATATTCTGCTTTCACGATACGTACAGGCCCTTTTTGGCCATAATACTGTTTGAACCTAACGGATTTTATTTTGTAATTTTCAATAAAATAACGTGACACTCCCGGCACGGAATCGACTGTTTTTTCCCGGTTCCGTATAGTTCTCCTGCAATCGTCCTGTTCTGCATCTGCCCCACCCAGAAAACAAGCCTTACCCCAATGCTCGAGTACGCTAAAACCATCCTGCTAAAAGTTAGCTTCGATAAGATTCTCTTCGAGAAAGAACTGCGCAAAGCCTTGCGCACCATGCTCCCCGACGAGCTGCTTCAGCTCAAGGCGTGGTGCTACGAGCAGTTCTCCAAGCTCTACCGCCGCATCCTGAACCGCGTTTTCACGCAGGCCACCCTCGCCTAAAACGCCCGGACTGCCAGAAACCCACCGGCCCCGGCTGCCAGCAGTACGCTGGTGGCCGGGGCCGGTTTTTTATGCTTTTAAGCTACTCGTCGCCGGTTACGAAGCGGATGTTGCGCTGCAGGCCCGCGTAGCCGGTGCGCTTCACGGCCGACTGCCGAAACAGCTCCGAAAACAGCTCGTGCGTGATTTCCTGCCAGTCGCCGCGGGTGAGGTCTTTCAGGCCGGGGTGCGGGTTGAACTGGGGCTCTTGGTGGGGCTTGCTGAACCGGTTCCAGGGGCACACATCTTGGCAGATGTCGCACCCGAACACCCAGTTGCCGAATTTGCCGTCCACCTCACGCGGAATCTGGTCTTTCAGCTCGATGGTGAAGTAGCTGATGCACTTGCTGCCGTCTACCACGTAAGGCTCGGTAATGGCCTGGGTGGGGCAGGCATCCACGCATTTGGTGCAGGTACCACAATAGTCCCGGATGGGGCCGTCGTAGTCCAGCGGCACGTCCACAATCAGCTCGGCAATGAAGAAGAAGCTGCCGGTACCGGGCCGGATTAGGTTGGCGTTCTTACCTACCCAGCCCAGCCCGCTCTTCTTGGCCCAGGCCTTGTCCATCACCGGCGCCGAATCGACAAAGCAGCGTCCCCCGATTTCGCCGATTTCCTCTTGCATATCGGCCAGCAGCGTCTTCAGCTTGTCTTTGATGACGAAGTGATAGTCGCGGCCGTAGGCGTATTTGCTGATCTGGAGCGTGTCGTCGGGCTGCTGGGTTTCCTCGGGCGGGTAGTAGTTGAGTAGCAGCGAAATCACCGATTTGGCCCCGTCTACGAGCAAACGCGGGTCGAGGCGCTTGTCAAAGTGGTTGGCCATGTAGGCCATCCGGCCGTGCATGTTCTGGTTCAGCCAGCTTTCGAGGCGCGGTGCCTCTTCCTCCAGAAACCCGGCCTCGGAAATCCCGCAGTACATAAAGCCCAACTCCGCCGCGCGGCGCTTGACGAAAGCAGTGTAGTGGGCAGTAGGAAGCACAGGAGGACAGGTAGGTAAGCCGTAAAAATACGTCATCCTGAGCGAAGCGAAGGATCTGATTACACCGGAACGAGTAGGTTCTAATGTAATCAGGTCCTTCGCTTTGCTCAGGATGACAGGAGGTTTTTCGGCTACGAGAACAGCTCGCCGGTATTGCCGCGCAGGTGCTGTGGCATGGCGCGGCCCAGGTGCAGGTAGGCAGCTTCCGTGGCCTCGCGGCCGCGGCTGGTGCGCTTGATGTAGCCTTCCTGAATCAGGAACGGCTCGTACACTTCCTCGATGGTTTCGCCTTCCTCGCCGCAGGCCGTAGCAATGGTGCTGATACCCACCGGCCCGCCTTTGAACTTATCGATGATGGTGGTCAGGATGCGCTTGTCCATGTCGTCGAGGCCGCGGGCGTCTACGTCGAGGGCGTTGAGAGCAAACTGGGCAATGTCCATCGTGATGCTGCCATCGCCTTTCACCTGCGCAAAGTCGCGGGTGCGGCGCAGCAGGTTGTTGGCGATACGCGGCGTACCACGCGAGCGGCGGGCAATTTCATAGGCCGCGTCCTCGTAAATCGGGGTGCCCAGGATTTCGGCCGAGCGCTGCACAATACTGGTCAGCAGCTTGGAAT is from Hymenobacter yonginensis and encodes:
- the aroC gene encoding chorismate synthase; amino-acid sequence: MNSFGSLFRITTFGESHGPGIGVVIDGCPAGLAVATEDIQAALDRRRPGQSDLTTPRQEADRVEVQSGIFQGQTTGTPISLYIRNQDQASHDYSHIEHAYRPSHADYTYDQKYGRRDYRGGGRSSARETAARVAAGAVAQQFLNQHGIRVQSYVSQVGAVAVPVGYEQLDLSLIDSNPVRCPHPETAERMAELIRQTRDRHDTVGGLVTGVLTGVPAGLGEPVFDKLHSELGRAMLGINAVKGFEYGSGFAGTLLFGSEHNDPFYTDETGQVRTRTNHSGGIQGGISNGQDIYFRVAFKPVATILQPQATINDQGEAISLAGRGRHDPCVLPRAVPIVDAMSSLVLADMLLRARANRV
- a CDS encoding BatD family protein, producing MMRFLGWMLLVLCTIAGPQVWAQQPVRPPATTSAVRVELELGRATFPVTEYFTISFRLSGAPLERYSAFPDLEGFKKSGKSSTTTTRIVEGRTTTELTITQRYAAYAEGEYTIKPFSMTVNGQVARSAGAKLTVGQAPTATAPPPAGSAPQGIGLMDLLFGKPKPQEYVEPKDNAFLALVPDKTSVYVGEGVHVGLYFYLTPSDQGLLDFYNFPGQLPGILRQLRQRTAWEESFNEQEIVPEPVTMGGKPFLRYRLYEAEYYPLNSEPLVFGEVALQMVKYRLAKKPAEGLDNRMEGYKTYRAAARTIAVKPLPPHPLRDQVAVGSYQLREAIDRTAFRTGQAFTYTFGAEGEGNLAALNAPVVQPRTGLEVYGPDVQQELTRQAGRVGGRKVFRYRLVARQPGVLPLDSLLQLVYFDPETGRYDTLRPELRPTVRGAVRTELPFRARTDDPYYQAVLFEASNRLQPLDAYRDVRRYATYILAGLLAIAGWGWWQAKR
- a CDS encoding ferritin-like domain-containing protein encodes the protein MSNNLKKGGEEADFTKPLHVPIKRRSFFMYAGATAGATALLLSGCDDDEDENNIPGMVNVGSGSVGVLNYAYALEQLEAAFYTSLRTGTYYTGLAGNSAEKQILDDLYYHEVIHREFFKAALGRDAASSKIKDNLEPDFSKINFNDRTSVLGAAKSFEDLGVAAYNGAGRFIGTDNSGLNYLVAAGKIVSVEARHAAIIRDLISEGSFIDSDVVRTGENGLEISKSPSEVVAVANTFLKDGSKLNVSGLV
- a CDS encoding ferritin-like domain-containing protein, with the protein product MNFFHILSEIEKTDPEVFERFDSRRQVFKHLSGFGKKMTAAALPLAMGAIFNKAYGQSSSAPSVNDVLNFALKLEYLEAYFYNIGLSGDGTIGNNTTTAAQTALRAQFSTTNLSSLLKIRTDENNHVNFLRTALGNNAIAAPAVSQFDFTGGKGTNAGPFAGLFSNAALFLAVAQSLEDTGVRAYKGGAPYLASNKDILTAALNIHSVEARHASRLRTMRRGGPLNNAASGTAGAGTGASPKSWISGTDGGGASPAQTAPIYGAGSAPTYTPAGITFPAEDNVTQGATGANPGVNLQTALASLNFPAAAFSEAFDEPLDVPTVSTIARTFTITGSTLF
- a CDS encoding ferritin-like domain-containing protein, whose protein sequence is MHTPSSPARMLARRSFFRVAGAGAAASALVLAGCGKDDPEPTVAGTPTLTLGSFVTTTSSDPNITVLNYAYLLEQIEAAFYDKVVATPPADLQPGELAYLTDLRDHELIHREYLKYALGTSAYDNSLSAPLVFNFSTFTLTTRTGVWTAARQLEEIGVAAYNGAAKYLTSAEHLNALGKIVSVEARHAALAREVLQPGSFADNVGTTGLDDAKTPAQIVALIQPFVPVVISTANLPTT
- a CDS encoding ferritin-like domain-containing protein, producing the protein MYLLKLLAELATTDTTPLEQSAPRRAALESLGRFSAKTLAAALPLGLAALPTQAGTTTILDSLTLALQLERLQEAFYARALAAPAGFFPADATIRASIVTMQRHQQQHITLLTDAITNSGGTAPARPNYDFTGSRNGTQPAFFASVFSNFDDFLRLAQLLEDAGVRAYKGQVEALISNDFILQTALQMHSTEARHAARIRIIRQKRAAVVKPWPSPADASITVAGKTDIVYSGENALEQSVPGYRPVPFRLLPIGSGANILTQGVPEAFDELLNTAQASTLLGLFTY
- the queG gene encoding tRNA epoxyqueuosine(34) reductase QueG; translated protein: MLPTAHYTAFVKRRAAELGFMYCGISEAGFLEEEAPRLESWLNQNMHGRMAYMANHFDKRLDPRLLVDGAKSVISLLLNYYPPEETQQPDDTLQISKYAYGRDYHFVIKDKLKTLLADMQEEIGEIGGRCFVDSAPVMDKAWAKKSGLGWVGKNANLIRPGTGSFFFIAELIVDVPLDYDGPIRDYCGTCTKCVDACPTQAITEPYVVDGSKCISYFTIELKDQIPREVDGKFGNWVFGCDICQDVCPWNRFSKPHQEPQFNPHPGLKDLTRGDWQEITHELFSELFRQSAVKRTGYAGLQRNIRFVTGDE